The sequence GCATCCCCCCTCGGTTTCATATAGTTGTTGCCGGCGGCAGCCTGCGCCGCCCGCCTCGCGGGTCGCGATTGTTCGCCGTCTTTGGATGGGACCTGATGCACGGACAGATGAACCGAGCCCCGGCGGCGGAGGATGATGATCGCATCGATCTTCATCAGGTCGTGGACTTCCTTGTCCGCCGCCGCCTGCTGATCGGCTTCATCGCCGTGCTGACGATGGCGCTGGCGCTGGGCACGGCCTTGTCCGTCGTCAGCACATTTGGCGCCGATCGCGGCGCAGATTAGCGGAGAGCGGGCCTTGTCTGGGGGTGATGTTAGGCAGCGAGCTTGCGGTGCTGCACTCGCCGCAGTTCGATGGTCTGTCGCTTGATCCTCATCCGTTGTTGGACGATGGCTGGAGCCCTGCCGAAGTCGGCATCGACGGGTGTCAGTTTGCCAGGCTCTCGTGGTAACGCTGGTGATTGTAGTGCTCGACGAAAGCCTCGATCCGGGCCTCAAGGTCGCCGGGCAGGAACTAGTTTTCCAGGAGGATGCGGTTTTTCAGGTTCTGGTGCTACCTCGATCTTGCCTTGGGTCTGAGGATGGCACGGGGCGCCGCGCACATGGCTCATCTTATTGGCCTCGATGTATCCGGCCAGTTCGCTGGCGATGTAGCTGGGGCCGTTGTCGCTGAGCAGCTGAGACTTGTGCAACACCGTGGCGCTGTCGCAGCCGGACGCCGCCAGGGCGAGGTCCAACGTGTCGTTGACGTCCTCGGCGCGCATGTTGGTGCACAGCTTCCAGGCAATGATGTAGCGCGAGAAGTCGTCGAGCACGGTCGACAGGTACATCCAGCCCCAACCGATCATCTTGAAGTAGGTAAAGTCGGTCTGCCACATCTCGTTTGGGCGGGTGGTCCGGGTGTGCAAGCATCGGCGGCCTTGATCACGACGAAAGCCGGGCTGGTGATCAGATCGTGCGCCTTGAGCAGCCGGTAGATCGTTGATTCCGACACGAAGTAGCGCTTCTCGTCGGTGAAGCGCACGGCCAACTCCCGGGGGCTCAGCTCGGCTTGTTCCAGCGCCAGTTCGATGATCTGGTCGTGGATGCCCGCAGGGATACGGTTCCACACCCGGCTCGGCGCCGACGGGCGATCCTCCAGCGCCTCCGGCCCGCCTTCAAGGTAGCGATCATACCAGCGGTAAAACGTCCGACGGGGGATCCCGAACTGGTCCAGCGTACGCTTGGCCGGCAGGTGCGACCGCTCGACGATCCGGATGATCTCCAGCTTCTCGGATGCGCGATACCTCATTCTTCGTCGCCCCCATCCGCGATCATGCTTTTGAGCAGACGGTTCTCGAGCGTCAGGTCGGCCACGCATTCTTTCAGGGCGCGGGATTCGCGGCGCAGGTCCTGCACCTCGCCGGCGGTCGCGGCACGGGTCGTATCGCCGGCCAGGCGGCGCTTGCCCGCTCCATGAACTCCTTCGACCAGGTGTAATACAGGCTCTGGGCAATGCCTTCCTTGCGGCACAGTTCGGCGATGCTGTCCTCCCCGCGCAGCCCTTCGAGCACGATGCGGATCTTGTCCTCGGCCGAGAAGTGGCGCCGGGTCTAGCGCCTGATGTCCTTCACCACCTGCTTGGCAGGGGTCTTCGCTGGCGATTTTGCATTGGAGGATCTGGGCTTCATCTTCGTTCCTTCGTCACTACGACGAAGCCCAAATCCTCCTTAAATCACAACCTCAAATCTGTGCCATGGGCGCTGACGACGGACAGCCGCGTGAACCCGAACCTCTCGCGATACATCCGATAGTAATTCGTCAGCAGGTCGACCTTGACCTCGACGGAACGAACGATCTTGTTGTGATCCTGGAAGATATCGACAGCGCTGTGGTCGGGAGACGCGAGCGAGCTGAACTGGTTGGACGCCATGATATTGAAGCTGTCCACGCCCACATGGTCCGCCAGTGCCACCTCCTCAATCTGCCACAACGGGTCGCCCTTGGCCAGCGCCCGTACATGGTCGGCGCATTTGGGAATCGGCTCGAAAGAGACGATGAGCCCCTGATAGCCGACCTGCTGGCGCAGCATGGTCGCGGATTGGCCTATATTGGCACCGACATCGAAAATGCAGTCGATAGCGAAATGCTTGATGAACCGCCGCAGATGAATGCGCTCGGGAAGGGTATGCAGCTCGCCGTGGCGGACAAGCAGTAGCTTTGAGCGGGAGCCGCGCTCGACCAGCCGAGAATGACCGGTCGCCGCCGACCGCATGAGCCGCTTCATGTACCCACCGTTCGCTCACACTCGGCCGCGCCAAGGCGATGGCCGCCACATGGTCGACGAGATTGGCGGACCGCGAACGGGGACGCAATCCACCTGCCGCAACCTGACGGCGCGTTTCCCCTATGACGCCGTCTCCTCGGCCGCGCGGGTACGTTCGAGGAAATCGATCAGCGAGACGCAGGCGCCGAGAATATGCTGGCGGGTGAGTTCGGCGGCCTCCTCCGCATCGCGGCGGATGCAGGCGAGCAGGATGCCCTCATGTTCGCGTCGCGCGCGGGCCATGCCGTCGGTGAGCACCAGCTGGGCGCGCAGATAGCGGTCTACGCGGTCGAGCGCGGCGCTGATGGTCTGCAGGTAATAGGGCCGCCCGGACGCCTCGTAGAGGCTGTAGTGGAAGCTGCGGTTGAGCTCGCCCCAGTGCGAGGAATCGGTCTCGGTGGCAAAGGCATGAGCGAACCGCTTGGCCGCCTCCAGCGCCTCGTCCGACATGCGCTCCACCGAATAGCGTAGCACCTCGGGCTCCAGCAGGGCGCGGAACTGGAAGATCTCGCGGATCTCGTCGGTGGACAGGGTCGTGACCACGGCGCCGCGATAACGCTGGGTCGAGACCAGCCCCTGCTCTTCCAGCCGGGTCAGCGCCTCGCGGACGGGAATGCGGCTGACATTGAACATGCGGGCGATATGGTCCTGCCGCAGGGTCTGGCCTTCGGCAATGTCGCCCTTGGCGATCGCCTGGCGCAGCGCGTCGAAAATGACATCCGATGCGGATGCCATCTGCGCGATGTCCGTCGCCTTCACCTTCACCTGCCTGCCTCCCGAAACCCGGCGCCGATTCAGCCGACATCCGGCTTTCGGCAGCGTGCCGTTTTGTCGTCCGCGATTCTACCTGATGTGCACAGGTAAAATTCGCACCGCGACCTTAAAATGGATATTGCAACTTGGATCCAAAAATTGGAAGCTCCTTTCCGTCGCCGGCTCGGGCACCGCAGGGGCGCCGCCGGTCATCAACAATGAAGACAGCTTCCTCCAGAGGAGAGCCATTATGGCTAAGGGATTCGGCATTCTGGCCGCGGCGGCGCTGACGCTCGCCGCCGCTCTGCCCGCGCAGGCGGACAAGCTCGACGACATCATCGCTTCCGGCACGCTGCGCTGCGCGGTGGTGCTGGACTTCCCGCCCATGGGCTCGCGTGATGCCAACAACAACCCGATCGGCTTCGACGTCGATTACTGCAACGACCTCGCCAAGGCGCTCGGCGTGAAGGCGGAAATCGTCGAGACCCCGTTCCCCGACCGTATCCCGGCGCTCATCTCCGGCCGCGTCGATGTCGGCGTCGCCTCGACCTCCGACACGCTGGAACGCGCCAAGACCGCCGGCTTCACCATCCCCTATTTCGCCTTCAAGATGGTCGTGCTCACCAAGGACGGCCTCGGCATCAAGGATTACGACAGCCTGAAGGGCAAGAAGACCGGTTCGGTCGCCGGCACCTTCGAAGCGCTGGCGCTTGAGAAGGACGTGAAGGCGTGGGGCGCGGGCACGACCTTCCGTGGCTACCAGACGCAGGCGGATGTGTTCCTCGCCCTCGCCCAGGGCCAGATCGACGCCACGGTCGTCACCTCCACCGTCGCCGCCGCGATCGTGAAGGAAGGCAAGTATAAGGGCCTGATGATGGGCGGCGATGCCCCCTACGACATCGACTATGTCGCCCTCATCGCCCTGCGCAACGAGCAGGGCCTCCTCAACTACCTGAACCTGTTCATCAACCAGCAGGTCCGCACCGGCCGCTACAAGGCGCTCTACGACAAGTGGATCGGCCTCGGCGCTGCCCCCGACCTGACGGTGCCCGGCGTCTATCGCTGAGCGCTCGCCCAACGCGTCATCCCGGACGGCCGGCAGGCCGCTGCGGGATGACGCCGAGGCAAGCCCGGTCGACGCTCCCGGCTCTGTGGCTTCGCCTCAGGCCGGGATGACGGCCCGGCATCTTTCTTGCCCCTGCATTCTGCGCCCGATGCCCGCGACCACGAGCCCGCCATGAACTACACTTTCCACTGGCTGCCGGCGTTCCGCGCCCTGCCCGACATGTTGTGGGGGGCGCTGGTCACGCTGGAGATCGCCGTGCTCTCCATGCTGCTCGGGGTCGCCTTCGCGATCCTGCTCGCACTCGCCGCCGCCTCGCCCTACCGGGCGCTGCGGGCGCTGGCGGCCAGTTGGATCGAGCTTGCCCGCAACACACCGGCGCTGTTCCAGATCTACATGGCCTATTTCGGCCTCGGCTCGCTCGGCATCCATCTCGACAGTTTCGTCGCCCTGCTCGCGGGCATCACCTTCAACAATGCCGGCTATCTCGCCGAAACCTTCCGCGGCGGCCTGCGCGCCGTGCCGCCGACGCAGGTGCGCGCCGCCCGCTCGCTCGGCATGGGGCAGGTCCAGGCCTTCCGCCTAGTGGTGATGCCGCAGATGTTCCGCATCGTCTTCTATCCCCTCACCAACCAGATGGTGTGGGCGATCCTGATGACCTCGCTCGGCGTCATCGTCGGCCTCAACAACGATCTCACCGGCGTCACCCAGGATCTGAATGTGCGCTCCTTCCGCACCTTCGAATATTTCGCGCTCGCCGCCGTGATCTATTACCTGCTCGCCAAATTCGTCACCCTCTCCGCGCGCCTGATGGCGTGGCGGCTGTTCCGCTACTGAGAGGGGCGCGCGCCATGTTCTCCTCGCTGTTCGAGACCAGCTTCTCCTTCAACGACCTGCTGTTCATGCTGAAGGGCGCCGGCGTCACGCTGATGCTCACCTTCTGGGCGGTGCTCGGCGGCACGCTGCTCGGCGTCGTCTTCGGCGTCATCCGCGCCATCGCGCCCTGGTGGGTCAACGCCCCGCTCGGCGCCATTCTCGACGTGTTCCGCTCCATCCCGCTGCTGATCCAGCTGGTGGTGGCGAATTCCTTCAAGACGATCATCGGCTTGCACTGGGCGCCGTTCACTGTCGGCTGCGTCGTGCTGGCGCTGTACATGTCGGCCTATTGCACCGAGATCGTCCGCTCCGGCTTCCTCGCCGTGCCCGCCACCACGCGCCGCGCTGCCCGCTCGCTCGGGCTCTCCTGGCGGCAGGACCTGACCGAGATCGTGTTCCCCATCGCGCTCCGCGTCGCCTTGCCGAGCTGGATCGGCCTGACGCTCGGCGTGATGAAGGACACCGCCATGGTGTGGTGGATCGGCGTCGTCGAATTGCTGCGCTCCTCGCAGGTCATCGTCACCCGCATCCAGGAGCCGCTGTTCGTGCTCTCCATCGCCGGGCTGATCTACTTCCTGATGAGCTTCCCCATCGCCCGCCTCGGCGCCCGCCTCGAAAAGCGCTGGCGCGAGAACGACTGAGACGCTGAGGTTTTTGTATGTCGATCGAAATACAGGACGTTCACAAATCCTTCGGCTCGCTCGAAGTGGTCAAGGGCGTGACCATGACCGTCGAGAAGGGCGAGGTCGTCTCCGTCATTGGTGGGTCCGGCTCGGGCAAGTCCACTTTGCTCATGTGCATCAACGGGCTTGAGCCGATCAATTCCGGCCGTATCCTCGTCGACGGCACCGACGTTCACGGGCGCGGCACCGACCTCAACAAGCTGCGCCGCAAGATCGGCATCGTCTTTCAGCAGTGGAATGCGTTTCCCCACCTGACGGTACTGGAAAACGTGATGCTCGCCCCGCGCAAGGTGCTGGGCAAGTCGAAGGCCGAGGCCGAGGCCATTGCGGTGGACAAGCTCGCTCGCGTCGGCCTGTCGGAAAAGCTGAAGGTCTATCCCTCCAAGCTCTCCGGCGGCCAGCAGCAGCGCATGGCGATCGCCCGCGCGCTTGCCATGTCGCCCGACTACATGCTGTTCGACGAGGTGACCTCGGCGCTCGACCCGCAGCTCGTCGGCGAGGTGCTCGACACCATGCGCTCGCTCTCCGCCGAGGGCATGACCATGATCGTCGTCACCCACGAAATCGCCTTCGCCCGCGAGGTCTCCGACCGCGTCGCCTTCTTCCACAAGGGCAAGATCCACGAGATCGGCCCGCCCGCCCAGGTCATCGGAAATCCGCAAAAGCCCGAGACCATCGACTTCCTGAAATCCGTCCTCTGATCCCTTCGCGCATTCGCACGAGACTTTAAGGAGCATTCCCATGTGGCAGGGCGTCTATCCCGCCGTTACCGCCAAGTTCAACGAAGACGACACGCTCGATCACAAGGAGATGGAGCGGTGCTTCGGCCTGCAGATCGACGCCGGCGTCGACGGCATCATCGTCAACGGCTCGCTCGGCGAAGGCCCGATGCTCTCGCATGACGAGCGCCTCGCCGTGCTGAAGACTGCCAAGGCGGTCGCCGGCAAGCGCCCGGTGCTGATGACCATCGCCGATTCCGCCACCCGCGATTGCGCGAGCCTCGCCAAGCGCGCCGCCCAGGCCGGCGCCGACGGGCTGATGGTGGTGCCGAGCCTCGTCTACCACACCAACCCGAAGGAGACGGTGGCCACCCTCTCCGCGGTGGCGGAGGCGGCCGACCTGCCGGTCATGATCTATTCCAACCGCGTCGCCTACCGCGTCGACGTGACCGTCGAGATCATGGCAGAACTCGCCAAGGACAAGCGCTTCGTCGCGGTGAAGGAGTCGTCGGACGACATCCGCCGCACGGTGGAACTGCAGAACGCCTTCGGCGACCGCTTCGACATCTTCACCGGCGTCGACAATCTCGCCTATGAGGCGCTGGCGCTCGGCGCGGTGGGCTGGGTCGCCGGTCTCGTCGTCGCCTTCCCCGAGGAAACGGTCGCGATCTACCGGCTGATGAAGGCCAAGCGCTATGACGAGGCGCTGGCGATCTACCGCTGGTTCCGCCCGCTGCTCGACCTCGACGTGTCGACCTATCTCGTCCAGAACCTCAAGCTGGTCGAAGCCATGGTCACCGGCACCACCGAGCGCGTGCGCGCGCCGCGCCTGCCGCTGGAAGGCGAGCAGCGCGCCAAGGTGGAGAAGATCGTGCGCGAGGCCCTCGCCACCCGCCCGACCCTCGCCAAGGCGGCGTGAGGGCAGCGTCCATCGACGCGACCCCTCATCCCCGGGCTTGACCCGGGGACCCAGGGGCCGGGATTCCCTCTCGGATATTTTTAGGCGATCCCGGATGCGGCCTGCGGCCGCTCCGGGAGGACGCCCAATGTGAACAGCGCGGTCAAAAACGTGCCCTCAGCCTCCCCCCCGAACGACATCGTCATCATCGGCGCCGGCATTGTCGGACTTTCCGCCGCGTTCCATCTTCTGGCCGAGGGGCACCGGGTGCGTCTGGTCGAGCGCGGGGGCGTGGCGGAAGGGGCGAGCTATGGCAATGCCGGGGCTCTCGCCTTCACCGACATTCTCCCCCTCGCCTCGCCCGGCATGCTGCGCAAGGCGCCGAAATGGCTGCTCGACCCGCTCGGGCCGCTGACCATTCCCCCGCGCTACCTCGTGCCGATCACCCCGTGGCTGATCCGCTTCTGGCGCGCCAGCCTGCCGGACCGCTACCAGGCCTCGATAACGGCGCAGGGCAACCTCATGCGCTTTGCCGCCACCGCCATGCAGGCGCTGGTGAACCAGGCCGGCCTTGCCGAGCATCTGCGTGCCGACGGCAATCTCCAGCTCTATGAGAGCGAGGCCGAGCTTGCCGCGGCGATGCCGGGCTGGGAGGCGCGGGCGCGCGAGGGCATCGCCTTCGAGCATGTGCGCGGCGCGCGGCTGGCGGAACTCCAGCCCGGCCTGTCGCCGCGCTTCACGGTCGGCACCTTCACCCCGCACTGGCAGACGGTGAGCGACCCCTATCATTTCGCGCTCGCTCTGTTCCGCACGGTGATGGCCCGCGGCGCCGGGCTCGTGCATGGCGAGGTGGTCGGCGTCACGGCGGACGCGAATGGCGTCGAGCTGCGCCTCGCCGACGGCAAGCGGCTCAGGGCCGGCCGGGTGGTGATCGCGGGCGGCGCGTGGTCGCGCCCGCTGGCGAAGTCGCTCGGCGATTCCGTGCCGCTGGAGACCGAACGCGGCTACAACACCACACTGCCCCCCGGCGCCTTCGACCTGCGGCGCCAGCTCACCTTTGGCGGCCACGGCTTCGTGGTGACGCCGCTGTCCACCGGCATCCGCGTCGGCGGCGCGGTGGAACTGGGCGGGCTGAAGGCGCCGCCGAATTTCAAGCGCTCCGAGGCGATGCTGACCAAGGCGGCGCGCTTCCTGCCGGGCCTGCGCACCGAGGGCGGCAAGCAATGGATGGGCTTCCGCCCCTCGCTGCCGGATTCGCTGCCCGTGATCGGCCCCGCCACCGCCTCGCCGCGCGTGCTCTATGCCTTCGGCCACGGCCATCTCGGCCTGACCCAGAGCGCGGCGACGGGTAAGCTGGTGGCCGATCTTGCCGCCGGGCGCCGGCCCTCCATCCCGCTCGACCCTTTCCGCCCCGACCGTTTCTGACGAGTAGAACCCATGGCGCGACACAGCTTCTTCTGCATAGACGGCCACACCTGCGGCAACCCCGTGCGGCTGGTGGCCGGCGGCGGGCCGAACCTCGTCGGCGAGACCATGATCGAGAAGCGCGCCCATTTCCT comes from Ancylobacter polymorphus and encodes:
- a CDS encoding amino acid ABC transporter permease; translation: MFETSFSFNDLLFMLKGAGVTLMLTFWAVLGGTLLGVVFGVIRAIAPWWVNAPLGAILDVFRSIPLLIQLVVANSFKTIIGLHWAPFTVGCVVLALYMSAYCTEIVRSGFLAVPATTRRAARSLGLSWRQDLTEIVFPIALRVALPSWIGLTLGVMKDTAMVWWIGVVELLRSSQVIVTRIQEPLFVLSIAGLIYFLMSFPIARLGARLEKRWREND
- a CDS encoding transporter substrate-binding domain-containing protein, producing MAKGFGILAAAALTLAAALPAQADKLDDIIASGTLRCAVVLDFPPMGSRDANNNPIGFDVDYCNDLAKALGVKAEIVETPFPDRIPALISGRVDVGVASTSDTLERAKTAGFTIPYFAFKMVVLTKDGLGIKDYDSLKGKKTGSVAGTFEALALEKDVKAWGAGTTFRGYQTQADVFLALAQGQIDATVVTSTVAAAIVKEGKYKGLMMGGDAPYDIDYVALIALRNEQGLLNYLNLFINQQVRTGRYKALYDKWIGLGAAPDLTVPGVYR
- a CDS encoding dihydrodipicolinate synthase family protein, which produces MWQGVYPAVTAKFNEDDTLDHKEMERCFGLQIDAGVDGIIVNGSLGEGPMLSHDERLAVLKTAKAVAGKRPVLMTIADSATRDCASLAKRAAQAGADGLMVVPSLVYHTNPKETVATLSAVAEAADLPVMIYSNRVAYRVDVTVEIMAELAKDKRFVAVKESSDDIRRTVELQNAFGDRFDIFTGVDNLAYEALALGAVGWVAGLVVAFPEETVAIYRLMKAKRYDEALAIYRWFRPLLDLDVSTYLVQNLKLVEAMVTGTTERVRAPRLPLEGEQRAKVEKIVREALATRPTLAKAA
- a CDS encoding NAD(P)/FAD-dependent oxidoreductase; the encoded protein is MNSAVKNVPSASPPNDIVIIGAGIVGLSAAFHLLAEGHRVRLVERGGVAEGASYGNAGALAFTDILPLASPGMLRKAPKWLLDPLGPLTIPPRYLVPITPWLIRFWRASLPDRYQASITAQGNLMRFAATAMQALVNQAGLAEHLRADGNLQLYESEAELAAAMPGWEARAREGIAFEHVRGARLAELQPGLSPRFTVGTFTPHWQTVSDPYHFALALFRTVMARGAGLVHGEVVGVTADANGVELRLADGKRLRAGRVVIAGGAWSRPLAKSLGDSVPLETERGYNTTLPPGAFDLRRQLTFGGHGFVVTPLSTGIRVGGAVELGGLKAPPNFKRSEAMLTKAARFLPGLRTEGGKQWMGFRPSLPDSLPVIGPATASPRVLYAFGHGHLGLTQSAATGKLVADLAAGRRPSIPLDPFRPDRF
- a CDS encoding FkbM family methyltransferase, whose translation is MKRLMRSAATGHSRLVERGSRSKLLLVRHGELHTLPERIHLRRFIKHFAIDCIFDVGANIGQSATMLRQQVGYQGLIVSFEPIPKCADHVRALAKGDPLWQIEEVALADHVGVDSFNIMASNQFSSLASPDHSAVDIFQDHNKIVRSVEVKVDLLTNYYRMYRERFGFTRLSVVSAHGTDLRL
- a CDS encoding GntR family transcriptional regulator, yielding MASASDVIFDALRQAIAKGDIAEGQTLRQDHIARMFNVSRIPVREALTRLEEQGLVSTQRYRGAVVTTLSTDEIREIFQFRALLEPEVLRYSVERMSDEALEAAKRFAHAFATETDSSHWGELNRSFHYSLYEASGRPYYLQTISAALDRVDRYLRAQLVLTDGMARARREHEGILLACIRRDAEEAAELTRQHILGACVSLIDFLERTRAAEETAS
- a CDS encoding amino acid ABC transporter permease, which translates into the protein MNYTFHWLPAFRALPDMLWGALVTLEIAVLSMLLGVAFAILLALAAASPYRALRALAASWIELARNTPALFQIYMAYFGLGSLGIHLDSFVALLAGITFNNAGYLAETFRGGLRAVPPTQVRAARSLGMGQVQAFRLVVMPQMFRIVFYPLTNQMVWAILMTSLGVIVGLNNDLTGVTQDLNVRSFRTFEYFALAAVIYYLLAKFVTLSARLMAWRLFRY
- a CDS encoding amino acid ABC transporter ATP-binding protein codes for the protein MSIEIQDVHKSFGSLEVVKGVTMTVEKGEVVSVIGGSGSGKSTLLMCINGLEPINSGRILVDGTDVHGRGTDLNKLRRKIGIVFQQWNAFPHLTVLENVMLAPRKVLGKSKAEAEAIAVDKLARVGLSEKLKVYPSKLSGGQQQRMAIARALAMSPDYMLFDEVTSALDPQLVGEVLDTMRSLSAEGMTMIVVTHEIAFAREVSDRVAFFHKGKIHEIGPPAQVIGNPQKPETIDFLKSVL